The Estrella lausannensis genome window below encodes:
- a CDS encoding FtsK/SpoIIIE family DNA translocase produces the protein MRGKTAKTQRSAKKKPPKKERDPVITGLLVFTCSLALMISIISASFHSPPGHLMGSLGLFLGRSAIALFGVSSYAVAMFCLWAGWRLLFLKPMNNLVRKILYISLFVFSSNLLLSLLEDRAPIAAREIERLLFPGYLERGGHPHLGGTPFFYIYKDLPVVNLSKMLSSYGIALFSIALILTSFCLLFKISPSAVVDKLKGLLPERREPPPDSSAASTPLDPIDKVEELKVDEPRLVKIKTSPFATNQEKDSQREMETLMIKPQLNLTERPSLSRKNIDEFPVTVPSLFSKPAKIEETPTETSEPKPKGPAKSSLRQASSGELNPEAMLNLDRYTLPPVSLLTPAVKNDTSSLKKDLRRQAEVLEETLQSFGIEAKVGQINCGPTINSFEVHPAIGVKVQRIKTLENDIALNMEAKSIRIIAPIPGKAAVGIEIPNPSPQEVGFKDMLQAYQQGGKKFSIPILLGKSVAGEWVVSDLAKMPHLIIAGATGSGKSVCINTIVMSILMTARPDEIKMIMVDPKKVELTGYTKLPHMLSPVINEPFGACQALKWLVKEMERRYEILKHLGLRNIQSFNQRVPDEAQESSLSIEIPKKLPYIVGIIDELADLMMAAEQDIETPIARIAQMARAVGIHLILATQRPSREVITGLIKANFPTRIAFKVASRVNSQIILDEVGAESLLGNGDMLFLPPGTSHLSRAQGAYVRDEDIAKVVQYICDQAPPQYAIASFDNSIDTDNGVDDDTGGDELFRQAKEIVIKTGNASTTFLQRKLKIGYARAASLMDEMESRGIVGPQEGSKPRKVLAKGALALAEEPGVNDIDQ, from the coding sequence CCGGTCATCACAGGTCTTTTAGTTTTCACCTGCAGCCTCGCTCTAATGATCTCCATCATCAGCGCCTCATTCCACTCCCCTCCCGGCCACCTGATGGGATCTTTAGGTCTTTTCCTGGGCAGATCCGCCATTGCTCTCTTCGGAGTGTCCAGCTATGCCGTCGCTATGTTTTGCCTCTGGGCGGGATGGCGCCTGCTGTTTTTAAAACCCATGAATAATTTAGTGAGAAAAATACTATACATCTCTCTTTTTGTTTTTTCTTCCAATTTACTTCTCTCCCTACTGGAAGACAGGGCTCCAATCGCTGCGCGGGAAATCGAGAGACTTCTCTTTCCCGGCTACCTCGAACGCGGCGGACACCCCCACCTGGGAGGCACTCCGTTCTTTTACATCTATAAGGACCTGCCTGTAGTCAACTTGTCCAAAATGCTAAGCTCTTACGGCATCGCCCTTTTCTCGATTGCGCTTATCCTGACAAGCTTTTGCCTACTCTTCAAAATCTCTCCTTCCGCTGTTGTGGACAAATTAAAAGGGCTATTGCCAGAGAGGCGGGAGCCCCCTCCTGATTCTTCCGCTGCTTCCACTCCTCTGGATCCTATCGACAAAGTCGAAGAGTTAAAGGTAGACGAGCCGCGTCTTGTCAAAATCAAGACAAGCCCCTTCGCCACGAATCAAGAAAAGGACTCGCAGCGGGAGATGGAGACCTTGATGATTAAACCGCAGCTCAACCTGACCGAACGCCCCTCCCTCTCAAGAAAGAACATTGACGAGTTCCCTGTGACAGTTCCGTCTCTCTTCTCCAAACCGGCGAAGATAGAGGAGACTCCTACGGAGACAAGTGAGCCCAAACCTAAGGGACCTGCCAAATCCTCCTTGAGACAGGCAAGCAGTGGTGAGCTAAACCCGGAAGCGATGTTAAATCTGGATCGATACACCCTGCCACCCGTCTCGCTGCTTACCCCGGCCGTAAAAAACGACACCAGCAGCCTTAAAAAAGACTTAAGAAGGCAAGCGGAAGTCCTGGAAGAGACACTGCAAAGCTTTGGCATTGAAGCTAAAGTCGGTCAAATCAACTGCGGGCCCACGATCAACTCATTTGAAGTCCATCCTGCCATAGGAGTCAAGGTTCAACGCATAAAAACCTTGGAAAATGACATTGCCTTGAACATGGAGGCTAAATCGATCCGTATCATAGCGCCGATACCCGGCAAAGCAGCGGTCGGAATCGAGATACCCAACCCAAGTCCCCAGGAAGTAGGCTTCAAAGATATGCTGCAGGCATATCAACAAGGAGGCAAAAAATTCAGCATCCCCATCCTCCTCGGAAAATCGGTTGCCGGAGAATGGGTGGTCAGCGACTTGGCCAAGATGCCGCATTTGATCATCGCCGGAGCCACCGGTTCGGGTAAATCGGTTTGCATCAACACAATCGTCATGTCGATTTTGATGACAGCACGCCCGGATGAAATTAAGATGATCATGGTCGATCCCAAGAAGGTGGAGCTGACCGGTTACACCAAATTGCCCCATATGCTCTCACCGGTAATCAACGAGCCGTTCGGAGCCTGCCAGGCACTGAAGTGGCTTGTCAAGGAGATGGAACGCCGCTATGAAATTTTAAAACACTTGGGATTAAGGAATATTCAGTCGTTCAACCAGCGAGTACCTGATGAAGCCCAGGAGTCTTCCCTGAGCATTGAAATTCCCAAAAAACTACCCTATATTGTCGGTATCATCGATGAACTTGCCGATTTGATGATGGCCGCAGAGCAAGATATTGAAACGCCGATCGCAAGAATCGCACAGATGGCAAGAGCCGTCGGCATCCATCTTATCTTGGCAACGCAAAGGCCATCAAGGGAAGTCATTACCGGCCTCATCAAAGCCAACTTCCCCACGCGCATCGCGTTCAAGGTCGCAAGCCGTGTCAACAGTCAGATCATTTTAGACGAGGTGGGTGCCGAATCCCTTTTAGGCAATGGCGATATGCTATTTTTGCCCCCGGGCACCTCGCACTTGAGCCGCGCTCAGGGAGCCTATGTCAGGGATGAGGATATTGCTAAAGTTGTTCAGTACATCTGCGATCAGGCGCCGCCCCAATATGCAATAGCCTCTTTTGACAACAGCATTGATACCGACAACGGCGTGGATGACGACACGGGGGGGGACGAACTTTTCCGGCAGGCGAAAGAAATTGTCATAAAAACAGGAAACGCTTCAACAACTTTCTTGCAACGAAAGCTTAAGATAGGGTATGCAAGAGCGGCAAGTCTCATGGATGAGATGGAGTCGCGGGGCATAGTAGGGCCTCAAGAGGGCAGCAAACCGCGAAAAGTGCTTGCAAAAGGCGCGCTGGCATTGGCAGAAGAGCCTGGCGTAAATGACATAGATCAGTAG
- a CDS encoding MBL fold metallo-hydrolase, protein MNGFCPLASGSKGNCIFLGTKEAKILIDAGISTRATRNKLASIGVSIEEIDAILITHDHGDHIQGLKVMAFDMGIPVLANHETAKGIAAYFEECPKFKIFTTGETFEFRDLEIHPFTIPHDTLDPVGFSMRYEALKLGFCTDLGFVTSLVREQLKDTDYLYVEANHDPELVHASARPPVYKQRVLGKTGHLSNLACAELLHYISHPGLKKVILGHLSSECNTKERALETIRNYLGKHSIDLNLSVALQDTVSEPVYFELGAEIPLQHC, encoded by the coding sequence ATGAACGGTTTCTGCCCTCTCGCCTCCGGTTCTAAAGGGAACTGCATCTTTTTGGGAACCAAGGAAGCAAAAATATTGATCGATGCCGGAATAAGCACGAGGGCAACGCGCAACAAACTTGCCTCCATCGGCGTTTCAATAGAGGAAATCGACGCAATCTTGATAACGCACGATCACGGCGACCATATCCAGGGCCTGAAGGTAATGGCTTTTGATATGGGGATTCCCGTACTGGCAAACCACGAGACGGCCAAAGGGATTGCCGCATATTTTGAAGAGTGCCCTAAATTTAAGATTTTCACTACCGGTGAGACTTTTGAATTCAGGGATCTTGAAATTCATCCCTTCACCATTCCTCACGACACCTTAGATCCTGTCGGATTCTCCATGCGCTATGAGGCGTTGAAACTCGGCTTCTGTACCGATCTTGGTTTTGTGACATCGCTAGTGAGGGAGCAGCTGAAAGACACCGACTACCTCTACGTCGAGGCCAACCATGACCCCGAACTGGTCCACGCCTCAGCGCGTCCCCCTGTGTACAAGCAGCGTGTTCTCGGCAAAACCGGACACCTCTCCAACCTAGCCTGCGCGGAGCTTTTGCATTACATATCCCACCCGGGACTGAAAAAAGTGATTTTGGGACACCTCTCAAGTGAGTGCAACACTAAGGAGCGCGCTCTCGAGACTATAAGAAACTACTTAGGTAAGCACTCCATCGACTTGAACCTTTCCGTTGCACTGCAAGATACCGTCTCAGAGCCTGTGTACTTTGAACTGGGTGCAGAAATACCTCTTCAGCATTGTTGA
- the dnaJ gene encoding molecular chaperone DnaJ produces the protein MDYYDILEVSKEATAAEIKKAYRKQALRYHPDKNPGDKEAEKKFKEISEAYEVLSDENKRKLYDRYGKEGVQAHARGPGAGQGFSSMEEALRTFMGAFGGSDNVFESLFGGGGKGFSSNQRRQGASKRVNLTITFEEAAKGVEKELLVSNYVSCETCGGSGAKSKQGISRCDRCAGQGVILEQRGFFSMSMTCPKCHGEGKAITDPCEKCHGEGVNKEKQRVKVNIPPGVDSGMRLKMHGYGDAGVGGGPPGDLYVFIHVEENEIFKREGDDVTLDLPISFTEAALGCKKDVPTLTQQTCRITIPAGTQNGKVFRVKGEGFQNVHGQGKGDLLVRIFVETPTNLNKRQKELLEEFSTLERPANMPKKKGFLDKIKDIFA, from the coding sequence ATGGATTATTACGACATCCTCGAAGTATCCAAGGAAGCGACCGCGGCTGAAATAAAAAAGGCTTATCGGAAACAGGCTCTAAGATACCATCCCGATAAGAATCCGGGCGACAAGGAAGCTGAAAAAAAATTCAAAGAGATTTCGGAAGCGTACGAAGTTCTCTCTGACGAAAATAAAAGAAAACTCTACGATCGCTACGGGAAAGAAGGGGTGCAAGCGCATGCCCGGGGCCCGGGAGCAGGGCAAGGGTTTTCGTCAATGGAAGAAGCCCTGAGAACATTCATGGGCGCATTCGGCGGCAGCGATAACGTTTTTGAAAGCCTTTTTGGAGGTGGTGGAAAGGGCTTTTCTTCAAACCAAAGACGCCAGGGAGCCAGCAAGCGCGTCAATCTCACGATCACATTTGAAGAGGCTGCCAAGGGTGTAGAAAAGGAACTGCTTGTTTCCAACTACGTTTCTTGCGAGACCTGTGGAGGGTCCGGCGCAAAATCCAAACAGGGAATTTCCCGTTGCGATCGCTGCGCAGGCCAAGGTGTCATCCTCGAGCAAAGGGGCTTTTTCAGTATGTCCATGACTTGTCCCAAGTGTCATGGAGAAGGAAAAGCGATTACGGATCCTTGCGAGAAGTGTCACGGAGAAGGTGTCAATAAAGAAAAGCAGAGGGTCAAAGTCAATATCCCTCCTGGAGTAGACTCGGGCATGCGACTTAAGATGCATGGCTACGGTGACGCAGGAGTGGGAGGCGGACCTCCGGGAGATCTTTATGTCTTCATTCATGTTGAGGAGAACGAGATCTTCAAGAGGGAAGGCGATGATGTCACACTGGATCTGCCAATCAGTTTCACAGAAGCTGCACTTGGATGTAAAAAAGATGTTCCCACGTTAACACAGCAGACCTGCCGCATCACAATTCCCGCCGGCACACAAAACGGAAAAGTGTTTCGGGTTAAAGGCGAAGGCTTCCAGAATGTCCATGGCCAAGGGAAAGGCGATTTGCTGGTGAGGATATTTGTCGAGACGCCGACAAACCTGAACAAAAGGCAAAAAGAGTTGCTTGAAGAGTTTTCTACTCTGGAGCGTCCTGCCAACATGCCTAAAAAAAAAGGCTTTTTGGACAAGATTAAAGATATTTTTGCTTAA
- the rpsU gene encoding 30S ribosomal protein S21, translated as MTIVKVRPGEPIDKALRTLKKRLDKEGIMKAVKAHRFYSKPSIKKRAKSKAALKYKRTR; from the coding sequence ATGACAATCGTTAAAGTCAGACCCGGCGAACCGATCGATAAAGCACTGCGAACCCTCAAGAAAAGACTCGATAAAGAAGGTATTATGAAAGCTGTAAAAGCTCATCGCTTTTACTCAAAGCCTTCCATCAAAAAGCGCGCCAAGTCGAAAGCTGCATTGAAGTACAAGCGCACTCGCTAA
- the tsaB gene encoding tRNA (adenosine(37)-N6)-threonylcarbamoyltransferase complex dimerization subunit type 1 TsaB: protein MKALLIETATEDGICALFSESEILFHSGMPRGFQHSRFLLSEMEKGLLAAEVSVKELAFIAIGIGPGSYTGVRVGAMVAKTLSFAGNVPLVAVSSLEGVRPKTLKNGSFIAAFDAKIAGAYVLFGEVKGGEIHYVGTPQVLTLEKLAEVISEETLIVSPHAHLLQKKWQEKGLHSNAHFEEAFVLAEGLIQSALLKFKQGQVTEADDLKLLYLRESV, encoded by the coding sequence ATGAAAGCGCTTCTAATAGAGACTGCGACTGAGGATGGCATCTGCGCCCTCTTTTCTGAGTCCGAAATTTTATTTCACTCCGGCATGCCGAGAGGATTTCAGCACAGCCGTTTCCTGCTATCGGAAATGGAAAAGGGGTTGCTCGCCGCGGAAGTGTCTGTCAAGGAGTTGGCTTTTATCGCTATTGGCATCGGCCCCGGCTCTTATACAGGCGTGAGGGTAGGGGCTATGGTTGCTAAAACGCTTTCGTTTGCAGGCAATGTCCCCTTGGTCGCTGTCTCATCCTTAGAAGGAGTCAGGCCAAAAACTTTAAAGAACGGATCTTTCATCGCTGCTTTTGATGCTAAAATAGCGGGAGCTTACGTGCTTTTCGGTGAAGTGAAAGGGGGAGAAATTCATTATGTGGGAACGCCCCAGGTACTGACCTTGGAAAAGCTCGCTGAAGTAATTTCTGAGGAAACTCTGATTGTCTCTCCCCACGCACACCTCCTGCAAAAAAAATGGCAGGAGAAAGGTTTGCATTCCAATGCACATTTTGAGGAGGCCTTCGTACTGGCCGAAGGGTTGATTCAATCGGCCCTCTTGAAATTTAAGCAGGGGCAAGTGACTGAAGCAGACGATTTAAAGCTTCTCTATCTTAGGGAATCGGTATAG
- a CDS encoding TIGR02452 family protein encodes MQSAEFPCTNYVQRSIFPTAPLALSPSEISVTASSGGRTFRNITKEVPISLSRSVFLIAKVIFLAVITLGFALLSSALREDWKTAFKGYETTFERVCVNGIPQYEVQENNYENPGENESPYAFRQKIFWQTKEAYERGYILEGKVVEIDSQPMLDQTEVYGEMDPLLPKASILATRFSVENDDTFNVLVKLKKAGSNPAGINMANAYIRGGGVEEGCPAQEEALARRSNYMAITRHPQAGKAKIAEGGIYSPHVQVFREDETKGYAFMKEPVDIALIAVAAFDLRRSSHDRVKLRLSAQVVYTDKHLVKHQAFVDQTKQRIRNMLRKLFEKGHKDLVLGALGCGAFQNPPKLISALFEEVFNEREFKGRFETVTFAILQQRQSDAANVAAFREMCERLN; translated from the coding sequence ATGCAATCGGCCGAATTTCCCTGCACAAATTACGTTCAGCGCTCTATTTTTCCGACAGCCCCTTTAGCCCTGTCGCCATCAGAAATTTCAGTAACAGCTTCGAGCGGCGGCCGCACTTTTCGCAATATCACAAAAGAGGTGCCGATCTCGCTTTCTCGATCGGTTTTCTTGATAGCCAAAGTGATCTTCTTGGCGGTGATCACTCTAGGTTTTGCACTTTTGTCCTCAGCTCTCAGGGAGGATTGGAAGACGGCTTTCAAGGGATATGAAACTACGTTTGAGCGTGTCTGTGTCAATGGTATCCCGCAATATGAGGTGCAAGAAAATAACTACGAAAATCCCGGAGAGAATGAGAGCCCTTACGCCTTCAGGCAGAAAATTTTTTGGCAGACCAAAGAGGCTTATGAGCGAGGGTATATCCTTGAAGGCAAAGTAGTCGAGATAGACAGCCAGCCCATGCTCGATCAGACCGAGGTATACGGCGAAATGGATCCCCTTCTTCCCAAAGCTTCCATCCTGGCCACGCGTTTTTCCGTCGAGAATGATGACACTTTCAATGTCCTCGTCAAGCTTAAAAAGGCCGGAAGCAATCCCGCTGGAATTAACATGGCGAATGCCTATATAAGGGGAGGCGGAGTTGAGGAGGGGTGTCCGGCTCAGGAAGAGGCTCTCGCCAGGCGCAGCAACTACATGGCGATTACGCGCCACCCTCAAGCGGGAAAGGCGAAGATTGCAGAGGGAGGAATCTATTCCCCGCATGTGCAGGTTTTCAGGGAGGACGAAACGAAGGGATATGCTTTTATGAAAGAGCCTGTCGACATCGCTCTGATCGCTGTCGCGGCTTTTGATCTCAGAAGGAGCTCCCATGATCGTGTCAAGCTGAGGCTATCGGCACAGGTGGTATATACTGACAAGCACCTCGTCAAGCATCAGGCTTTTGTAGACCAAACGAAGCAGAGAATACGGAACATGCTGCGGAAATTATTTGAGAAAGGTCATAAGGATCTTGTTTTAGGCGCCCTTGGGTGCGGAGCCTTTCAAAATCCTCCGAAGCTTATCTCTGCCCTGTTTGAAGAAGTGTTCAACGAACGGGAGTTCAAAGGACGCTTTGAAACAGTAACTTTTGCTATCCTTCAGCAAAGACAAAGTGATGCAGCCAATGTGGCGGCATTCCGTGAAATGTGTGAAAGACTTAACTAA
- the lon gene encoding endopeptidase La translates to MSSLDEGKAKAAKQPAPPEELDIFPIVKRPFFPGMAAPVVVDPGPYFDVIKKIAKSDHKCIGLVLTTQEDADIYTATFKDLYPIGVVARVLRVIPMEQGGAQVILNMEKRFEIKTASKESRPLKAVVKFHDEPKEISKELKAYSISIISTIKELLKLNPLFKEELQIFLSHSDFTEPGKLADFAVALTTASREELQDVLSTFDIGSRVDKALNLLKNELDLSLLQNNINQKIESTISKSQKDFFLREQLKTIKKELGIERDDKSLDREKFEQRLKGKHVPPDVKTVIQDEMDKLSVLDVQSAEYAICRGYLDWLTITPWGVHSKESHDLKSASKILAEDHYGLEDIKERILEFIGVGKLTGGVKGSIICLAGPPGVGKTSIGRSIARALNRKFYRFSVGGMRDEAEIKGHRRTYIGAMPGKLIQALKYTQTMNPVIMLDEVDKMGSSYQGDPASALLEVLDPEQNKEFLDHYLDVRCDLSNVLFIVTANILDTIPPPLLDRMEVLRLSGYILEEKIEIAKRYLVPRNRKAMGLKAKDINFSNDALKKIINGYALEAGVRNLENQIKKVLRKVAVRIVQEEEKVTSVKKKGGKKQKPKEIQHRLTSKNVSDFLGKPIHLSDRFYEQTPVGVCTGLAWTSMGGATLYVEAIKVTGEKTEMKLTGQAGQVMKESSEIAWSYLHSALHKYAPSYTFFAKAQVHMHIPEGATPKDGPSAGITMVTALLSLLTETPVLEDLGMTGELTLTGRVLPIGGVREKLVAAKRAGLKTIIFPKDNTRDIEELADYIKEGMDIRFVDHYDEVFKIAFPDKAEE, encoded by the coding sequence ATCAGCTCTCTCGACGAGGGAAAGGCTAAAGCTGCCAAGCAGCCGGCTCCCCCCGAAGAGTTGGATATTTTCCCTATCGTAAAACGTCCCTTCTTTCCGGGAATGGCAGCGCCTGTGGTTGTCGACCCGGGCCCCTATTTTGACGTTATAAAAAAAATTGCCAAATCGGATCACAAATGCATCGGTCTTGTGCTGACAACGCAAGAAGATGCCGATATCTACACTGCAACCTTCAAGGATCTCTACCCCATCGGCGTCGTCGCAAGAGTCCTTCGCGTCATTCCCATGGAGCAAGGAGGAGCTCAAGTCATCCTCAACATGGAAAAGCGCTTCGAGATCAAAACGGCTTCCAAAGAATCCAGGCCGTTAAAAGCGGTTGTCAAATTCCACGATGAGCCGAAAGAAATCTCAAAAGAGCTGAAAGCTTACTCAATCAGCATCATCTCCACCATCAAAGAGCTGCTTAAGCTAAACCCGCTTTTCAAAGAGGAACTGCAGATATTCTTAAGCCACTCCGATTTCACCGAGCCCGGTAAGCTGGCCGACTTTGCCGTCGCTTTGACGACAGCTTCCAGGGAAGAGCTACAGGATGTACTCTCCACATTCGACATCGGCAGCCGTGTGGACAAAGCGCTGAATCTGCTTAAAAACGAACTCGACTTAAGCCTTCTGCAAAACAACATCAACCAGAAAATCGAATCCACCATCTCTAAAAGCCAGAAAGATTTCTTTTTACGCGAACAGCTAAAGACAATCAAAAAAGAGCTGGGCATCGAACGAGATGACAAATCTCTCGACCGCGAAAAGTTCGAGCAACGACTCAAGGGTAAGCATGTCCCCCCCGATGTCAAAACAGTCATTCAAGATGAGATGGACAAGCTAAGCGTTCTCGATGTGCAGTCAGCGGAATACGCCATCTGCCGGGGATATCTTGACTGGCTGACGATCACGCCTTGGGGTGTTCACAGCAAAGAAAGCCATGACCTGAAATCAGCGAGCAAAATCCTGGCCGAAGATCACTATGGCTTGGAAGACATCAAGGAGAGGATCCTGGAGTTTATCGGTGTTGGCAAACTGACAGGCGGGGTCAAGGGGAGCATCATCTGTCTCGCCGGGCCTCCGGGAGTCGGCAAGACCAGCATCGGCCGCAGCATCGCCAGAGCGCTAAACAGAAAGTTTTATCGCTTCTCCGTCGGCGGCATGCGCGATGAAGCCGAAATCAAAGGCCACAGAAGAACCTACATTGGAGCCATGCCGGGCAAGCTCATCCAGGCACTTAAATACACCCAGACGATGAACCCGGTCATCATGCTCGATGAAGTGGACAAGATGGGTTCCAGCTATCAGGGCGATCCTGCTTCGGCGCTGCTTGAGGTTTTAGATCCGGAGCAGAACAAAGAGTTTCTGGACCACTACCTTGATGTGCGCTGCGACCTGTCCAATGTTCTTTTCATCGTGACAGCCAACATATTGGACACCATCCCCCCCCCTCTGCTTGACAGGATGGAAGTCTTGAGGCTTTCGGGATATATCCTCGAAGAAAAAATCGAGATCGCAAAACGCTATTTGGTGCCAAGAAACAGAAAAGCGATGGGACTGAAAGCTAAAGACATCAACTTTTCTAACGATGCCCTCAAAAAGATTATCAACGGCTATGCCTTGGAAGCCGGCGTACGTAACCTGGAAAACCAAATCAAAAAAGTTCTCAGAAAAGTTGCCGTCCGCATAGTTCAGGAAGAAGAGAAGGTAACGAGCGTCAAGAAAAAGGGCGGCAAAAAGCAAAAACCCAAAGAGATCCAACACAGGCTCACAAGTAAAAATGTCAGCGATTTTTTGGGTAAACCCATCCACTTGAGCGACCGTTTTTACGAGCAAACACCCGTCGGAGTTTGCACAGGCCTTGCCTGGACGTCAATGGGCGGTGCGACGCTTTATGTCGAAGCGATCAAAGTCACCGGAGAAAAGACGGAGATGAAGCTGACCGGACAGGCCGGACAGGTCATGAAGGAATCCTCGGAAATTGCATGGAGCTACCTCCATAGCGCCCTGCATAAGTATGCGCCTTCCTACACCTTCTTCGCCAAAGCCCAGGTGCACATGCATATCCCGGAAGGGGCTACTCCCAAAGACGGCCCATCGGCCGGTATTACGATGGTGACAGCTCTTTTATCCCTGCTCACAGAAACTCCGGTTCTAGAAGACTTGGGGATGACGGGAGAGCTGACCCTGACAGGCCGGGTACTGCCGATTGGCGGCGTGCGCGAAAAACTAGTCGCAGCCAAGAGGGCGGGCCTTAAGACAATCATCTTTCCAAAAGACAACACCCGCGATATTGAAGAGCTTGCCGACTACATCAAAGAAGGGATGGATATCCGCTTTGTAGATCACTACGACGAGGTATTCAAAATCGCCTTTCCGGATAAGGCGGAGGAGTGA
- a CDS encoding adenylyltransferase/cytidyltransferase family protein encodes MNLRDPRVYIPEENLPTWEQASQGIIIPREKVEEVALNLRRSGKTIVTLNGSFDLMHAGHLYMIHRASLLADCLILALNTDRSIQNYKSKDRPIVPLKWRLQMAAALRFVSYVTSFDEPDPRAILELIKPDIHVNGAEWGQNCIEREVVERNGGKLHIVERIEGLSTTELIAKIQTLTS; translated from the coding sequence ATGAACTTAAGGGACCCGAGGGTTTATATTCCCGAGGAGAATTTGCCGACGTGGGAGCAGGCGTCCCAGGGTATCATCATCCCACGAGAAAAAGTGGAAGAGGTCGCCCTGAACTTGCGCCGGAGCGGTAAAACAATCGTCACGCTGAACGGATCGTTTGACCTGATGCACGCCGGCCACCTCTATATGATCCACCGCGCCTCGCTTCTTGCTGATTGCCTGATACTTGCACTTAACACTGACAGGTCAATCCAGAATTATAAGAGCAAAGACAGACCCATAGTTCCTTTGAAATGGCGGCTCCAAATGGCGGCCGCTCTCCGTTTCGTCTCTTACGTTACCTCATTTGATGAGCCCGACCCGCGTGCGATCTTGGAGTTAATCAAACCCGATATCCACGTCAATGGCGCGGAATGGGGACAAAACTGCATTGAAAGGGAAGTTGTAGAACGAAACGGTGGAAAGCTGCATATTGTCGAAAGGATCGAAGGACTCTCCACAACGGAACTGATTGCAAAAATTCAAACTCTCACCAGCTGA
- a CDS encoding rhomboid family intramembrane serine protease — MRLIGRFKDRRVALTFSNYLFFQAIENEIDPSRDEEPADTDVESTVWVVDEDQFDTALHWYNLFQSDPENPLFKRSAPPSFIPELEEEEEEEEPLPAKESGKKPKQEQFFITYLILLICSMLFLASGVGTPPLQKIPKNVPLTPVLMPNVEKTLLFDYPLAWEYIDRLVENYGVKSLEDPQSLPNEGKLLLYQFYNTPYWQGYYDEMLAALSSEVKQDSQSKNAPLFEKIREGEVWRLFTPCLLHFDLFHIFFNMMWLIVLGRQMETKIGGVRYTLFIVLTAIFSNTAQYLMSGPSFLGFSGVVMAMIGFIYMRQRLAMWEGYQLTRSTLLFVALFIGSILGLQIFSFILEITGVSSFSPPIANTAHIGGAVAGAALGTLSFFARKN, encoded by the coding sequence ATGCGACTGATCGGAAGATTCAAAGATCGAAGGGTAGCACTAACCTTCTCCAACTATCTCTTTTTCCAGGCAATCGAAAACGAGATCGACCCTTCGAGAGATGAAGAGCCAGCGGACACTGATGTCGAATCCACAGTCTGGGTAGTCGATGAAGACCAGTTCGATACAGCCCTCCATTGGTACAACCTTTTCCAGTCAGATCCGGAGAATCCCCTGTTTAAAAGATCGGCGCCACCATCATTTATCCCCGAATTAGAAGAAGAGGAAGAGGAAGAAGAACCTCTCCCTGCTAAAGAATCGGGAAAGAAGCCAAAGCAAGAGCAGTTTTTCATCACCTATCTAATACTCCTGATCTGTTCTATGCTCTTTTTAGCGAGCGGTGTTGGCACTCCCCCTCTCCAAAAAATCCCGAAAAATGTCCCACTCACACCGGTATTGATGCCGAACGTGGAGAAAACTCTTCTTTTCGACTATCCCCTGGCCTGGGAATACATTGACAGGCTGGTGGAAAACTACGGCGTCAAATCGCTTGAAGACCCCCAAAGCCTACCCAATGAAGGAAAGCTGCTCCTCTATCAATTCTACAACACCCCTTACTGGCAGGGTTATTATGATGAGATGCTGGCCGCACTCTCCTCAGAGGTAAAACAAGACTCTCAATCCAAAAACGCCCCCCTATTTGAAAAAATACGCGAGGGCGAAGTGTGGCGACTCTTTACACCCTGCCTTCTCCACTTTGACCTCTTCCACATCTTCTTCAATATGATGTGGCTGATCGTACTGGGCCGGCAGATGGAAACAAAAATCGGAGGAGTGCGTTACACCCTCTTCATTGTTTTGACAGCCATTTTTTCTAACACCGCTCAGTATCTGATGAGCGGACCGAGCTTCCTCGGCTTTTCCGGTGTCGTCATGGCGATGATCGGATTCATCTACATGAGGCAGAGGCTGGCGATGTGGGAGGGTTACCAGCTGACCCGCTCGACGCTGCTTTTTGTGGCACTCTTCATCGGATCTATCCTGGGACTGCAGATCTTCTCTTTTATCTTAGAAATCACAGGAGTCAGCAGCTTTTCACCGCCGATCGCCAACACAGCACATATTGGCGGCGCCGTTGCGGGAGCGGCTCTAGGAACGCTCTCCTTTTTCGCACGAAAAAATTAA
- a CDS encoding NUDIX domain-containing protein — protein MTDTWQMVSEGVHEGEMAYQAAFREIREETGFSQGEVVLIFSCEKGERS, from the coding sequence GTGACCGATACCTGGCAGATGGTATCGGAGGGAGTGCATGAAGGAGAGATGGCTTATCAGGCAGCTTTTCGTGAAATCAGGGAAGAGACCGGGTTTTCGCAGGGAGAAGTTGTTTTAATTTTTTCGTGCGAAAAAGGAGAGCGTTCCTAG